From a region of the Oryzias melastigma strain HK-1 linkage group LG4, ASM292280v2, whole genome shotgun sequence genome:
- the rorca gene encoding RAR-related orphan receptor C a isoform X2 produces the protein MRAQIEVIPCKICGDKSSGIHYGVITCEGCKGFFRRSQQNNAMYSCSRQRNCLIDRTNRNRCQHCRLQKCLALGMSRDAVKFGRMSKKQRDSLYAEVQKHRQSQECAGAGAREENADMPDYGRSCRRGSSTTLSDLDDITKLPDGLLFDLPLTPGEPGGEYCNLDMLDGSAGSSSSSQSSPEQTNLDFVDGNQSIKHEYQLLHDSGLFSHAILNPVPDGCSLLEIERITQNVVKSHIETSQFSTEELRRLAWTFYNPEETRSYIGRSAEMMWQKCAVQITNAIQYIVEFAKRISGFMDLCQNDQIILLKAGCMDVLLIRMCRAYNPINNTLFFDGKFASAQLFKALGCDDLVSAIFELAKSLSRIQMTEEEMALFSAAVLLSPDRPWLTDVPKVQKLQEKVYVALQRCLQNKGASEEKLAKMVSKLPLMRSICNLHIDKLEFFRLVHPDTAYSFPPLYREVFGSEIAFPDSTEG, from the exons CTCAAATAGAAGTAATCCCGTGTAAAATCTGTGGGGACAAGTCTTCAGGGATTCACTATGGTGTCATCACCTGTGAGGGCTGTAAG GGCTTCTTTCGGCGCAGTCAGCAGAACAACGCCATGTACTCCTGCTCCCGGCAAAGGAACTGCCTCATTGACCGGACCAACCGGAACCGATGCCAGCACTGCAGGCTGCAGAAGTGTCTGGCTCTGGGCATGAGTCGCGATG CTGTGAAGTTTGGCCGCATGTCCAAAAAGCAGCGAGACAGTCTGTATGCTGAGGTCCAGAAACACCGGCAGTCCCAGGAGTGTGCCGGGGCCGGCGCACGCGAGGAGAACGCCGATATGCCGGACTACGGCCGCAGCTGCAGAAGAGGCTCCAGCACCACGCTCAGCGACCTGGATGACATCACCAAGCTGCCAGATGGCCTCCTTTTTGACCTGCCCCTGACCCCGGGGGAACCAGGAGGAGAATACTGCAACCTGGACATGCTGGACGGGAGCGCCGGCAGCAGCTCTTCCTCCCAAAGCTCACCAGAGCAGACCAACTTGGACTTTGTCGATGGAAACCAAAGCATCAAACACGAGTACCAGCTGCTGCACGATTCTGGACTCTTCTCACACGCGATCCTCAATCCGGTACCAGACGGATGCTCCCTGCTGGAGATCG AACGCATAACACAGAACGTGGTGAAGTCCCACATTGAAACGAGTCAGTTTAGCACGGAGGAGCTGAGGAGATTGGCCTGGACCTTCTACAACCCCGAGGAGACGCGCTCGTACATCGGCAGG TCCGCTGAGATGATGTGGCAGAAATGTGCCGTTCAGATCACCAACGCGATCCAGTACATCGTGGAGTTTGCCAAGCGCATATCTGGATTTATGGATCTTTGTCAGAACGATCAGATTATCCTCCTGAAAGCAG GCTGCATGGACGTCCTCCTGATCCGGATGTGTCGGGCCTACAACCCCATCAACAACACCTTGTTCTTCGACGGGAAGTTTGCCAGCGCGCAGCTGTTCAAAGCTCTGG GCTGCGACGACCTGGTGAGCGCCATCTTCGAGCTGGCGAAGAGTCTGAGCCGCATTCAGATGACGGAGGAGGAGATGGCTCTGTTCAGCGCGGCGGTGCTCCTCTCACCCG ACCGGCCGTGGTTGACTGACGTCCCGAAGGTtcagaagctgcaggagaagGTCTACGTGGCTCTTCAGCGCTGCCTGCAGAACAAAGGCGCGTCTGAGGAGAAGCTGGCAAAG ATGGTCTCCAAGCTGCCCCTGATGAGGTCCATTTGCAACCTCCACATTGACAAACTGGAGTTTTTCCGCCTGGTCCACCCTGACACCGCCTACAGCTTCCCCCCCCTGTACAGGGAGGTTTTCGGCAGCGAGATCGCCTTTCCAGACTCCACGGAGGGCTAG
- the rorca gene encoding RAR-related orphan receptor C a isoform X1, giving the protein MHDDVYNALVGMFVVGSLDAQIEVIPCKICGDKSSGIHYGVITCEGCKGFFRRSQQNNAMYSCSRQRNCLIDRTNRNRCQHCRLQKCLALGMSRDAVKFGRMSKKQRDSLYAEVQKHRQSQECAGAGAREENADMPDYGRSCRRGSSTTLSDLDDITKLPDGLLFDLPLTPGEPGGEYCNLDMLDGSAGSSSSSQSSPEQTNLDFVDGNQSIKHEYQLLHDSGLFSHAILNPVPDGCSLLEIERITQNVVKSHIETSQFSTEELRRLAWTFYNPEETRSYIGRSAEMMWQKCAVQITNAIQYIVEFAKRISGFMDLCQNDQIILLKAGCMDVLLIRMCRAYNPINNTLFFDGKFASAQLFKALGCDDLVSAIFELAKSLSRIQMTEEEMALFSAAVLLSPDRPWLTDVPKVQKLQEKVYVALQRCLQNKGASEEKLAKMVSKLPLMRSICNLHIDKLEFFRLVHPDTAYSFPPLYREVFGSEIAFPDSTEG; this is encoded by the exons CTCAAATAGAAGTAATCCCGTGTAAAATCTGTGGGGACAAGTCTTCAGGGATTCACTATGGTGTCATCACCTGTGAGGGCTGTAAG GGCTTCTTTCGGCGCAGTCAGCAGAACAACGCCATGTACTCCTGCTCCCGGCAAAGGAACTGCCTCATTGACCGGACCAACCGGAACCGATGCCAGCACTGCAGGCTGCAGAAGTGTCTGGCTCTGGGCATGAGTCGCGATG CTGTGAAGTTTGGCCGCATGTCCAAAAAGCAGCGAGACAGTCTGTATGCTGAGGTCCAGAAACACCGGCAGTCCCAGGAGTGTGCCGGGGCCGGCGCACGCGAGGAGAACGCCGATATGCCGGACTACGGCCGCAGCTGCAGAAGAGGCTCCAGCACCACGCTCAGCGACCTGGATGACATCACCAAGCTGCCAGATGGCCTCCTTTTTGACCTGCCCCTGACCCCGGGGGAACCAGGAGGAGAATACTGCAACCTGGACATGCTGGACGGGAGCGCCGGCAGCAGCTCTTCCTCCCAAAGCTCACCAGAGCAGACCAACTTGGACTTTGTCGATGGAAACCAAAGCATCAAACACGAGTACCAGCTGCTGCACGATTCTGGACTCTTCTCACACGCGATCCTCAATCCGGTACCAGACGGATGCTCCCTGCTGGAGATCG AACGCATAACACAGAACGTGGTGAAGTCCCACATTGAAACGAGTCAGTTTAGCACGGAGGAGCTGAGGAGATTGGCCTGGACCTTCTACAACCCCGAGGAGACGCGCTCGTACATCGGCAGG TCCGCTGAGATGATGTGGCAGAAATGTGCCGTTCAGATCACCAACGCGATCCAGTACATCGTGGAGTTTGCCAAGCGCATATCTGGATTTATGGATCTTTGTCAGAACGATCAGATTATCCTCCTGAAAGCAG GCTGCATGGACGTCCTCCTGATCCGGATGTGTCGGGCCTACAACCCCATCAACAACACCTTGTTCTTCGACGGGAAGTTTGCCAGCGCGCAGCTGTTCAAAGCTCTGG GCTGCGACGACCTGGTGAGCGCCATCTTCGAGCTGGCGAAGAGTCTGAGCCGCATTCAGATGACGGAGGAGGAGATGGCTCTGTTCAGCGCGGCGGTGCTCCTCTCACCCG ACCGGCCGTGGTTGACTGACGTCCCGAAGGTtcagaagctgcaggagaagGTCTACGTGGCTCTTCAGCGCTGCCTGCAGAACAAAGGCGCGTCTGAGGAGAAGCTGGCAAAG ATGGTCTCCAAGCTGCCCCTGATGAGGTCCATTTGCAACCTCCACATTGACAAACTGGAGTTTTTCCGCCTGGTCCACCCTGACACCGCCTACAGCTTCCCCCCCCTGTACAGGGAGGTTTTCGGCAGCGAGATCGCCTTTCCAGACTCCACGGAGGGCTAG